GTTGATGGCTCAACTTCGCGCAATGCTACCTGAAAATCGGCCATCGTTATATTCAGGTTTACCAACGTCTCATAGGGGATATATCCACGCTGGTAATCGATATGGGGAAGGACACGACGTAGCGCGATCATGGCCGCCTCGCGACACAATGCTTCCAGGTCTGCTCCAACGAAGCCAGGCGTCAATTGTGCCAGGCGCGCAAAGTCGATATCATTCGCCAGCGCCGCGTCGCGACTATGAATCTGCAATATCTCCATGCGCCCGCGTACATCAGGCACGCGCAGGGAGATTTCGCGGTCGAAACGACCGGGACGGCGTAGCGCCGGGTCGAGCGCATTAGGCTGGTTGGTAGCTCCAATCAGCACCACCTGGCCGCGTGAAGCCAGCCCATCCATTAATGCCAGCAATTGCCCCACGATACGCCGTTCAACCTCGCCGCCCGTCTCGGCACGTTTGGGAGCCAGCGCGTCCAGCTCATCGATAAAGATAATGCTGGGCGCGCGTCTTTGCGCTTCCTGGAAGACCGAACGTAGCCGCGATTCGCTTTCCCCGTAGAATTTGTTCATGATTTCAGGGCCATTAATGACGAAAAATGCCGCATTCGTCTCAGAGGCGACGGCCCGTGCGATCAATGTCTTACCGGTGCCGGGAGGCCCATATAGCAGCACGCCTTTCGGTGGCTCGACGCCCAGCCGGTCGAAAACGGCAGGATATTTCAGCGGCAATTCGATCATCTCGCGGATGCGCTGTAATTCCTTGCCCAACCCGCCGATATCCTCATAGCTCACTCGCCCAAGACCACCGGGGCGTGTCGCCCCACGTGCCTGCGCTCGTACAACGGTGCCCGCATGCACCAGTACCGCTTCCGTGTCGGTCACCATCTGAGGTTGAACAGGAGGCACAAGGTTTTCCAGTTCCCCCGTGTTGCGCTTTTGGATAGTATAGCTGGGAGTGGCAGGCGTGGTACTGATGATCAAAAATTCGCGCGGCGCGGCCCCCGGCGTACCCACGCGCAGTAAATCACCGATAGTCACAGGGAGACCCACCAGGTATCGAGCAATATATTGCAACTCGCTTTCCTGAATGGGAGCGCCACTGGTCAATGGGAGCAGCGTTATTTTTTCAGCATTGCTGACCCGTGCCTTACGAACGCTAACACGCTCACCCAATCCCGACGCGCTATTCTGCCGTACCTGGCTATCCATCTGAATAGACTGCTTGCCACGATCTATAGTGCTGTTGGGGAGAACTTTGGCCGCCGTTGTGCGCGCCCCGGTAATCAGCACGATATCCCCAGGCTGGCAGCCAAGGCGCTCAATATCATTCGGGTCCACACGCGCGACGCCTCGTCCAACCTGAAAGCCCTCGACGACGACTAGTTGTAGCGTACTTGCATTTCCGCCCGGCTGGTTTCCTGAATTCTGCTGGCTGTTGTTATTTGGAGCTACAGTCGTATTGTCCGCAACATTCTCCGGTGGGAGTTTGCTGGTCGTTCTGCCCGTGTGCGGAGTGTCTCCCACGTTTCGAAATTCCTCCATGAGCCTTCTCTCTTCCGAATTTTTGATGAAGTGATGATACCTTCTCTTAGACTATCACATGTACGAGAGGCGAGGGGAAAAGTTGAAGCTCCTGATTGTATCCTATTACGGCCAAAACGCCAAAAACATATGGGGTCCGATATTATCGTTTCGCATTCCACAACGTCGTTCTGGCGTCAGCACTCGAAGTGCGACCGGCCTCTATCATCGTGCGCCGTAAAAAGTAGCCCCCCACTAAAACCAGCAGCGATATGGCAATCCCTC
This portion of the Ktedonobacteraceae bacterium genome encodes:
- a CDS encoding CDC48 family AAA ATPase, which translates into the protein MEEFRNVGDTPHTGRTTSKLPPENVADNTTVAPNNNSQQNSGNQPGGNASTLQLVVVEGFQVGRGVARVDPNDIERLGCQPGDIVLITGARTTAAKVLPNSTIDRGKQSIQMDSQVRQNSASGLGERVSVRKARVSNAEKITLLPLTSGAPIQESELQYIARYLVGLPVTIGDLLRVGTPGAAPREFLIISTTPATPSYTIQKRNTGELENLVPPVQPQMVTDTEAVLVHAGTVVRAQARGATRPGGLGRVSYEDIGGLGKELQRIREMIELPLKYPAVFDRLGVEPPKGVLLYGPPGTGKTLIARAVASETNAAFFVINGPEIMNKFYGESESRLRSVFQEAQRRAPSIIFIDELDALAPKRAETGGEVERRIVGQLLALMDGLASRGQVVLIGATNQPNALDPALRRPGRFDREISLRVPDVRGRMEILQIHSRDAALANDIDFARLAQLTPGFVGADLEALCREAAMIALRRVLPHIDYQRGYIPYETLVNLNITMADFQVALREVEPSTTREVYVEVSETSWDDIGGLEKVKTLLTEGVEWPLRFPEIYSHARVEPPRGVLLSGPPGSGKTLIARAIANQCEASFISIKGPELLSKWVGESEKGIREIFRRAKQAAPCIVFFDELDSLAPRRGGDIDGHVGDRVIAQLLTEMDGIEGRTGVIVVAATNRPELIDPALLRPGRFDLVVELEYPNEIERAAIFAVHTRGRPLAPDITMEKLASMTGGRSGADIEAICRRASLLALREWIAPKLTAGHVQVTEIGEPVTASGETATNGTAHMNNGDTATAVPADDTVSQAQNTPGQASTSLFQIRLDHFEHAIEEQRERYAIQEAAEEERARKEAGRQRLLDIAANYGAANNKPALRGFRLWLARLFRLVP